In a genomic window of Quercus lobata isolate SW786 chromosome 4, ValleyOak3.0 Primary Assembly, whole genome shotgun sequence:
- the LOC115985684 gene encoding uncharacterized protein LOC115985684 has product MQLFHVVIDECGFINLGFIGSQFTWQKHFLDGHSIWERLDQGLANNDWFLQFAGTKIHHLSSNASDHCPLWIIPDGLEIPSITKPFRFEEMWLSDRGCSNVVEAVWTSHEEAEPSIKVVKKIKKCGKELQEWNRKHFGNVRRELE; this is encoded by the coding sequence ATGCAGCTGTTCCATGTCGTTATTGATGAATGTGGATTTATTAACCTTGGTTTCATTGGGTCACAATTCACTTGGCAGAAGCATTTTCTAGATGGACACTCCATTTGGGAAAGATTGGATCAAGGACTTGCAAATAATGATTGGTTTTTGCAATTTGCTGGAACAAAAATTCACCACCTCTCATCCAACGCCTCAGACCATTGTCCATTATGGATTATCCCGGACGGTTTAGAAATCCCTAGCATCACTAAACCATTCAGATTTGAAGAGATGTGGTTATCTGATAGAGGGTGCTCAAATGTTGTGGAGGCAGTGTGGACATCCCATGAGGAGGCCGAGCCTAGCATCAAGGTGGtcaagaagataaaaaaatgtGGGAAAGAACTCCAAGAATGGAACCGTAAGCATTTTGGGAATGTGAGAAGGGAGCTtgaataa